In Halobaculum magnesiiphilum, the following proteins share a genomic window:
- a CDS encoding presenilin family intramembrane aspartyl protease PSH: protein MRGRSDAGRLTAAVRDPRVRGAVGVGALFLAVQLLALAAAPRLAGSGVSYGSGGDALVPLVLGLAVGTVLSLAVVRYGASRRLVRGVMLASLGAAQWFTVSAFVGPVAGAVAAAVGTLLAWRLPRPAVRNAVAVVGVAGGAALFGASLDPAYAAGALVLAAGYDAYAVYSSGHMLDMADASAELRVPSMFVVPTDERYDDANATVTGGGTPAATLLGAGDALFPAMLTASVGVAAPGTLAAAAPLLGSLVGLAALQVFVHRVRGVHAGLPFVNGGALVGWLALLIA, encoded by the coding sequence GTGAGGGGTCGGTCGGACGCCGGGCGACTGACTGCCGCCGTCCGGGATCCGCGCGTCCGCGGCGCCGTCGGCGTCGGCGCGCTGTTTCTCGCGGTCCAACTGCTCGCGCTCGCGGCGGCGCCGCGGCTGGCCGGGTCGGGCGTCAGTTACGGGAGCGGCGGCGACGCGCTCGTCCCGCTGGTCCTGGGGCTCGCGGTCGGCACCGTCCTCTCGCTGGCGGTCGTCCGGTACGGCGCCAGCCGCCGGCTCGTGCGCGGGGTGATGCTCGCGTCGCTGGGCGCCGCCCAGTGGTTCACCGTCTCCGCGTTCGTCGGCCCCGTCGCCGGCGCCGTCGCGGCGGCGGTCGGAACGCTGCTCGCGTGGCGCCTCCCCCGTCCCGCCGTCCGCAACGCGGTCGCGGTCGTCGGCGTCGCCGGCGGCGCCGCGCTGTTCGGCGCCAGCCTCGATCCGGCGTACGCCGCCGGGGCGCTGGTGCTCGCTGCCGGCTACGACGCTTACGCGGTGTACAGCTCGGGCCACATGCTCGACATGGCCGACGCGAGCGCCGAGCTCCGGGTGCCGTCGATGTTCGTCGTCCCGACCGACGAGCGGTACGACGACGCGAACGCGACCGTCACCGGCGGCGGGACGCCCGCGGCGACGCTGCTCGGCGCCGGCGACGCGCTGTTCCCGGCGATGTTGACCGCGAGCGTCGGGGTCGCCGCTCCGGGGACGCTCGCCGCGGCCGCGCCGCTTCTCGGGTCGCTCGTCGGCCTCGCGGCGCTACAGGTGTTCGTCCACCGCGTCCGCGGCGTCCACGCCGGGCTCCCGTTCGTCAACGGCGGCGCGCTCGTCGGCTGGCTGGCGCTCCTGATCGCGTGA
- a CDS encoding PUA domain-containing protein, protein MSGDTTLDDLRSVADYQFGADAGAALFPVDEDVTVRRSTSGRPRQVTCDAGRIVSYRTDGRFTLGVEGGRRLRSVLPHPDYSVVVGDESAPFVRDGKNVFAKFVSEVGDAVRPRDEVVVVHEDGTVLGVGRAELAAAEMHDFSTGMAVKVRSGAGPE, encoded by the coding sequence ATGAGCGGCGACACGACCCTCGACGACCTCCGGTCGGTCGCCGACTACCAGTTCGGCGCCGACGCGGGGGCCGCGCTGTTTCCGGTCGACGAGGACGTGACGGTCCGGCGGTCGACGAGCGGTCGCCCGCGACAGGTCACCTGCGACGCCGGGCGGATCGTCTCCTACCGGACGGACGGCCGGTTCACCCTCGGCGTCGAGGGCGGCCGCCGACTCCGATCCGTACTGCCGCACCCCGATTACAGCGTCGTCGTCGGCGACGAGTCGGCGCCGTTCGTGCGCGACGGGAAGAACGTCTTCGCGAAGTTCGTGAGCGAGGTCGGCGACGCGGTCCGCCCGCGCGACGAGGTGGTGGTCGTCCACGAGGACGGCACCGTGCTCGGCGTCGGCCGGGCGGAGCTGGCCGCGGCGGAGATGCACGACTTCTCGACGGGGATGGCGGTGAAAGTCCGGTCGGGCGCCGGCCCGGAGTGA
- the smc gene encoding chromosome segregation protein SMC yields the protein MHITELVLDNFKSFGRRTRIPFYEDFTVITGPNGSGKSNIIDGVLFALGLARTRGIRAEKLTDLIYNPGFEDGEGPSGEREASVEVVLDNSDGKLDRSQVVSAAGSDDIGDAETITIKRRVKETDDNYYSYYYLNGRSVNLSDIQDLLAQAGVTPEGYNVVMQGDVTDIINMTPHERRGIIDEIAGVAEFDAKKEDAFGELETVEERIDEADLRIEEKEERLDQLADERETALQYQDLRDEKEEYEGYLKAAELEDKREDLDGTRESMERREDELEELRAELDERQARVDDLEADLDEINREIERKGEDEQIAIKSEIEEIKGEVSRLEGKIENQEERVEEAETERRDAFVAIDKKSEEIDELDSEIRETKVEKANLKSTLTSKQTELADVQDEIDSVDTEFDELKAELADRKETLEELRAEKNELQREKDRLLDDARRRSNEIGDVEDEIQETREAIPDLKERVSNLHSELDKAEKNKANIDGVIEDLRGEKAEYQEELDEVEEDIREKQQEYSQLEARAGDSGDTSWPRAVTTITNAEFSGVHGPVGELASVPGEYAKACETAAGGRLANVVVDDDGVGSDCIDYLKQRNAGRATFLPITKMDDRGLPSLPNDPGVVDFARNLVDYDGRYEPIFSYVLGSTLVVEDMETARHLMGNYRMVTLDGDLVEKSGAMTGGSGGGSRYSFSKSGKGKLERVAEEIHGLEDERQRIKSEIADIDGDLEDARSRASDAAEKVRDIESDIERAEEKLGSKEERIDELEDRLDELREERESVDEEMTELDGEIDAADEEIEAVEAGIEELESELADSKIPELSAKADDIREEIDDLEERMDDLDGELNQLQLEKQYAEDAVDDHHDTVEEAQSKKADAEERIDEFEERIAEKESTLEEKRDAIAELEDELADLKEEREAVKESFREAKAARDEQETEVERVVSKLESLRETAERLEWEIDSLEEQVGSYDPEEIPDHDTVESEIDRLSAEMEALEPVNMLAIDEYDDVQSDLDDLQERRDVLVEEREAIEERIDRFESQKKATFMDAFEAIDEQFTDIFQRLSAGTGELVLEDPEDPFEGGLTMKAQPADKPVQRLDAMSGGEKSLTALAFIFAIQRHNPAPFYALDEVDAFLDAVNAERVGEMVHDLAGDAQFVVVSHRSALLERSERAIGVTMQSDNVSAVTGIQLGDDGEPVPEASADD from the coding sequence ATGCACATCACGGAACTCGTACTGGACAACTTCAAGAGCTTCGGGCGCCGGACGCGAATCCCCTTCTACGAGGACTTCACGGTCATCACGGGCCCGAACGGCTCGGGCAAGTCGAACATCATCGACGGGGTGTTGTTCGCGCTTGGGCTCGCGCGTACGCGCGGGATCCGCGCGGAGAAGCTCACCGACCTCATCTACAACCCGGGCTTCGAGGACGGCGAGGGCCCCTCGGGCGAACGCGAGGCGAGCGTCGAGGTCGTCCTCGACAACTCCGACGGGAAGCTCGACCGGTCGCAGGTCGTCAGCGCCGCCGGCAGCGACGACATCGGCGACGCCGAGACGATCACCATCAAGCGCCGGGTGAAGGAGACCGACGACAACTACTACTCGTACTACTACCTCAACGGGCGCTCGGTCAACCTCTCGGACATTCAGGACCTGCTCGCGCAGGCCGGCGTCACCCCGGAGGGGTACAACGTCGTCATGCAGGGCGACGTGACGGACATCATCAACATGACGCCCCACGAGCGCCGTGGGATCATCGACGAGATCGCCGGCGTCGCCGAGTTCGACGCCAAGAAGGAGGACGCCTTCGGCGAGCTGGAGACCGTCGAGGAGCGCATCGACGAGGCCGACCTCCGGATCGAGGAGAAAGAAGAGCGGCTCGACCAGCTGGCCGACGAGCGCGAGACGGCCCTCCAGTATCAGGACCTGCGCGACGAGAAGGAGGAGTACGAGGGGTACCTGAAGGCCGCCGAGCTGGAGGACAAACGCGAGGACCTCGACGGCACCCGCGAGTCGATGGAGCGGCGCGAGGACGAACTCGAGGAGCTGCGCGCCGAACTCGACGAGCGGCAGGCGCGCGTCGACGACCTCGAGGCCGACCTCGACGAGATCAACCGCGAGATCGAGCGGAAGGGCGAGGACGAGCAGATCGCCATCAAGTCAGAGATCGAAGAGATCAAAGGCGAGGTCTCGCGGCTGGAGGGGAAGATCGAGAACCAGGAGGAGCGCGTCGAGGAGGCGGAGACCGAGCGCCGCGACGCGTTCGTCGCCATCGACAAGAAGAGCGAGGAGATCGACGAGCTCGACTCGGAGATCCGCGAGACGAAAGTCGAGAAGGCGAACCTGAAGTCGACGCTCACCTCGAAACAGACCGAGCTGGCCGACGTTCAAGACGAGATCGACAGCGTCGACACCGAGTTCGACGAGCTGAAGGCCGAACTGGCCGACAGGAAGGAGACGCTGGAGGAGCTTCGCGCCGAGAAGAACGAGCTCCAGCGCGAGAAGGACCGACTGCTCGACGACGCGCGCCGACGGTCGAACGAGATCGGCGACGTGGAAGACGAGATCCAGGAGACGCGCGAGGCGATCCCCGACCTGAAGGAACGCGTCTCGAACCTCCACTCGGAGCTCGACAAGGCCGAGAAGAACAAGGCCAACATCGACGGCGTCATCGAGGACTTACGCGGCGAGAAGGCGGAGTACCAGGAGGAACTCGACGAGGTCGAGGAGGACATCCGCGAGAAGCAACAGGAGTACTCCCAACTCGAGGCGCGGGCGGGCGACTCCGGCGACACGTCGTGGCCGCGGGCGGTGACGACGATCACGAACGCCGAGTTCTCGGGCGTCCACGGTCCCGTGGGCGAGCTGGCGTCGGTGCCCGGCGAGTACGCGAAGGCGTGTGAGACCGCCGCGGGCGGCCGGCTCGCGAACGTGGTCGTCGACGACGACGGCGTCGGCTCCGACTGCATCGACTACCTGAAGCAGCGCAACGCCGGGCGCGCGACGTTCCTCCCGATCACGAAGATGGACGACCGCGGGCTCCCGTCGCTGCCGAACGACCCCGGCGTCGTCGACTTCGCGCGCAACCTCGTCGACTACGACGGCCGGTACGAGCCGATCTTCTCGTACGTGCTCGGGTCGACGCTGGTCGTCGAGGACATGGAGACCGCCCGGCACCTGATGGGCAACTACCGGATGGTCACCCTCGACGGCGACCTCGTCGAGAAGTCCGGCGCGATGACCGGCGGCTCCGGCGGCGGTTCCCGGTACTCCTTCTCGAAGTCCGGGAAGGGGAAGCTCGAACGCGTCGCCGAGGAGATCCACGGACTGGAGGACGAGCGCCAGCGGATCAAATCCGAGATCGCCGACATCGACGGCGACCTGGAGGACGCCCGCTCGCGCGCCTCCGACGCCGCCGAGAAGGTGCGCGACATCGAGTCCGACATCGAGCGCGCAGAGGAGAAGCTCGGATCGAAGGAGGAGCGGATCGACGAGTTGGAGGACCGACTCGACGAGCTGCGCGAGGAGCGCGAGTCCGTCGACGAGGAGATGACCGAACTCGACGGGGAGATCGACGCGGCCGACGAGGAGATCGAGGCCGTCGAGGCCGGCATCGAGGAGCTGGAGTCCGAGCTGGCCGACTCGAAGATCCCGGAGCTGTCGGCGAAGGCCGACGACATCCGCGAGGAGATCGACGACCTCGAGGAGCGGATGGACGACCTCGACGGCGAGTTGAACCAGCTCCAACTGGAGAAGCAGTACGCCGAGGACGCCGTCGACGACCACCACGACACCGTCGAGGAGGCGCAGTCGAAGAAGGCCGACGCCGAGGAGCGGATCGACGAGTTCGAGGAGCGGATCGCCGAGAAGGAGTCGACCTTAGAGGAGAAGCGCGACGCCATCGCCGAGCTCGAGGACGAACTCGCGGACCTCAAGGAGGAGCGCGAGGCCGTCAAGGAGTCGTTCCGCGAGGCGAAGGCCGCCCGCGACGAACAGGAAACCGAGGTCGAACGCGTCGTCTCGAAGCTGGAGTCGCTGCGCGAGACCGCAGAGCGCCTGGAGTGGGAGATCGACTCCCTGGAGGAGCAGGTCGGCAGCTACGACCCCGAGGAGATCCCCGACCACGACACTGTCGAGTCGGAGATCGACCGGCTGTCCGCGGAAATGGAGGCGCTGGAGCCGGTCAACATGCTCGCGATCGACGAGTACGACGACGTGCAGTCGGACTTGGATGACCTCCAGGAGCGCCGCGACGTGCTCGTAGAGGAGCGCGAGGCGATCGAGGAGCGCATCGACCGGTTCGAGTCCCAGAAGAAGGCGACGTTCATGGACGCCTTCGAGGCGATCGACGAGCAGTTCACAGACATCTTCCAGCGGCTCTCCGCGGGGACCGGGGAGTTGGTGCTGGAGGACCCCGAGGACCCCTTCGAGGGCGGGCTGACGATGAAGGCCCAGCCGGCGGACAAGCCGGTTCAGCGCCTCGACGCGATGTCGGGCGGGGAGAAGTCGCTGACGGCGCTGGCGTTCATCTTCGCCATCCAGCGGCACAACCCCGCGCCGTTCTACGCGCTCGACGAGGTCGACGCCTTCCTCGATGCGGTCAACGCCGAGCGCGTCGGCGAGATGGTCCACGACCTCGCGGGCGACGCGCAGTTCGTCGTCGTCAGCCACCGCTCGGCGCTGCTGGAGCGCTCCGAGCGCGCCATCGGCGTGACGATGCAGTCGGACAACGTCTCGGCCGTCACCGGCATCCAGTTGGGTGACGACGGGGAGCCGGTCCCGGAGGCGAGCGCGGATGATTGA
- a CDS encoding DUF7518 family protein, which yields MGNRVDDLEAQVAELQAAVDGLTEELVEAKERISQLENATEVEEESTTSRNPNAEFVPNESATNGAGDDERVMADDESDAQKAARGSDGEAAEESDSSDDDSDDIIVA from the coding sequence ATGGGAAATCGGGTCGATGATCTCGAGGCGCAAGTCGCCGAGCTACAGGCGGCGGTCGACGGACTGACCGAGGAGTTGGTGGAGGCGAAGGAACGCATCTCACAGTTGGAGAATGCGACCGAGGTGGAGGAGGAGTCGACCACGAGTCGGAACCCGAACGCGGAGTTCGTGCCCAACGAGTCGGCGACGAACGGCGCCGGCGACGACGAGCGCGTGATGGCCGACGACGAGAGCGACGCGCAGAAGGCCGCACGCGGAAGCGACGGCGAGGCGGCCGAGGAGTCTGACTCCTCGGACGACGACTCCGACGACATCATCGTCGCGTAA
- the ppsA gene encoding phosphoenolpyruvate synthase: protein MAVLWLDDVSADDLDTVGGKGASLGELTGAGLPVPPGFVVTAGTYRTFIEEAGIDEELFAAMDIDPEDSAALRAAEQTARELILGTELPESVREEILEAYRTMGDGEEAFVAVRSSATAEDLPDASFAGQQETFLNVREEALLERVKECWASLFSQRAIYYRQRQGFPHSEVDIAVVVQRMVDAEKSGVMFTSHPSTGEPEIIIEAAWGLGEAVVSGSVSPDNYVVDRETAAVDEVTVADKKLLMEKDAETGETVEREVPEGKREARVLTDDEIERLVELGRRVEDHYGNPQDVEWAIYEGEVYMLQSRPITTISDSTGDAGTTPSNTERAAATNGGVDADGAGSNANATGTADDDEVILRGLGASPGIVSGEVRIVTKLDHLDQVGEGDLIVTEMTMPDMVPAMKRAVGIVTDEGGMTSHAAIVSRELGVPAVVGTGSATTALSDDQVVTIDGDKGTIRLGSAEERGEEEHEPVEAVRPETPVKPMTATEVKVNVSIPEAAERAAATGADGVGLLRIEHMVLSLGVTPEKYIADNGADAYVEELVEGIREVAEEFYPRPVRARTLDAPTDEFRELEGGESEPDEHNPMMGWRGIRRSLDKTDVFRQELRAFARLYEMGYDNVELMLPLVNDAADVEAAKQHMDAVGIDTEKRRWGVMIETPASALAIEELADCGIDFASFGTNDLTQYTLAVDRNNGNVADRFDELHPAVLSLIGDVIETCRELDVDTSICGQAGSKPDMVDFLVEQGVTSISANIDAVRDVQHEVKRTEQKLILDDVR from the coding sequence ATGGCTGTACTTTGGCTGGACGACGTCTCCGCCGACGACCTGGACACCGTCGGCGGGAAAGGGGCCTCGTTGGGGGAGCTGACCGGCGCCGGCCTGCCGGTCCCGCCGGGGTTCGTGGTGACCGCGGGCACCTACCGCACGTTCATCGAGGAGGCGGGCATCGACGAGGAGCTGTTCGCCGCGATGGACATCGACCCCGAGGACTCCGCCGCCCTGCGGGCGGCCGAGCAGACCGCCAGGGAGCTCATTCTCGGGACGGAACTCCCAGAGTCCGTGCGCGAGGAGATCCTCGAGGCCTACCGGACGATGGGCGACGGCGAGGAGGCGTTCGTCGCGGTCCGCTCCTCTGCGACCGCCGAGGACCTGCCCGACGCCTCCTTCGCGGGCCAGCAGGAGACGTTCCTCAACGTTCGCGAGGAGGCGCTCCTGGAACGCGTGAAGGAGTGCTGGGCGTCGCTGTTCTCCCAGCGCGCCATCTACTACCGGCAGCGACAGGGGTTCCCGCACAGCGAGGTCGACATCGCGGTCGTCGTCCAGCGGATGGTCGACGCCGAGAAGTCCGGCGTCATGTTCACCTCCCACCCCTCGACCGGCGAACCGGAGATCATCATCGAGGCCGCGTGGGGGCTCGGCGAGGCCGTCGTCTCAGGCTCCGTCTCCCCCGACAACTACGTCGTCGACCGCGAGACGGCGGCCGTCGACGAGGTCACCGTCGCCGACAAGAAGCTCCTGATGGAGAAGGACGCCGAGACGGGCGAGACCGTCGAGCGCGAGGTGCCCGAGGGGAAACGCGAGGCGCGCGTGCTCACCGACGACGAGATCGAGCGGCTCGTCGAGCTCGGCCGACGGGTCGAGGACCACTACGGGAACCCCCAGGACGTCGAGTGGGCGATCTACGAGGGCGAGGTGTACATGCTCCAGTCGCGCCCGATCACGACGATCTCCGACTCGACCGGCGATGCCGGGACCACCCCGTCGAACACGGAGCGGGCGGCCGCGACGAACGGCGGCGTCGACGCGGACGGCGCGGGATCGAACGCGAACGCGACGGGGACGGCCGACGACGACGAGGTGATCCTGCGCGGGCTCGGCGCCTCGCCCGGGATCGTCTCCGGGGAGGTCCGGATCGTCACGAAGCTCGACCACCTCGATCAGGTCGGCGAGGGCGACCTCATCGTCACCGAGATGACGATGCCGGACATGGTGCCCGCGATGAAGCGCGCGGTCGGCATCGTCACCGACGAGGGCGGCATGACCAGCCACGCCGCCATCGTCTCGCGGGAACTCGGCGTCCCCGCGGTCGTGGGTACGGGCTCGGCGACCACGGCCCTCTCGGACGACCAAGTCGTCACCATCGACGGTGACAAGGGCACGATCCGGCTGGGCAGCGCCGAGGAGCGCGGCGAGGAGGAGCACGAGCCCGTGGAGGCCGTGCGTCCGGAGACCCCCGTCAAGCCGATGACCGCGACGGAGGTCAAGGTGAACGTCTCCATCCCCGAGGCCGCCGAGCGCGCCGCCGCGACGGGCGCCGACGGCGTCGGCCTCCTGCGCATCGAGCACATGGTGCTGTCGCTTGGCGTCACGCCCGAGAAGTACATCGCCGACAACGGCGCCGACGCGTACGTCGAGGAGCTGGTCGAGGGCATCCGCGAGGTCGCCGAGGAGTTCTACCCCCGCCCAGTCCGCGCGCGGACGCTCGACGCGCCGACCGACGAGTTCCGCGAGCTGGAGGGCGGCGAGAGCGAGCCCGACGAGCACAACCCGATGATGGGGTGGCGAGGCATCCGTCGATCGCTCGACAAGACGGACGTGTTCCGCCAGGAGCTGCGCGCGTTCGCCCGGCTGTACGAGATGGGCTACGACAACGTCGAGCTGATGCTTCCCCTCGTCAACGACGCAGCGGACGTGGAGGCGGCCAAGCAGCACATGGATGCCGTCGGCATCGACACCGAGAAGCGCCGCTGGGGCGTGATGATCGAGACGCCCGCCAGCGCCCTCGCGATCGAGGAGCTTGCCGACTGCGGCATCGACTTCGCCTCCTTCGGGACGAACGACCTCACGCAGTACACGCTCGCGGTCGACCGCAACAACGGCAACGTCGCCGACCGCTTCGACGAGCTGCACCCCGCGGTGCTCTCGCTCATCGGCGACGTGATCGAGACGTGCCGCGAGCTCGACGTCGACACGAGCATCTGCGGGCAGGCGGGCTCGAAACCCGACATGGTCGACTTCCTCGTCGAGCAGGGCGTCACGAGCATCTCCGCGAACATCGACGCCGTCCGCGACGTGCAACACGAGGTCAAGCGCACCGAGCAGAAGCTGATCCTCGACGACGTGCGCTGA
- a CDS encoding nucleoside deaminase has product MASSFEALPDRFADLSHGDHVREAIELARGAAERGDDPYGSVLVRATTDEITMTERNAVNTENDVRRHPELTLAHRAAREFSPAQRRDLVMYTSTEPCPMCAGGIAHVGLGAVVHSTSAERGAELYGADSCLPSAEVYERLGSDVLAAGPVLPDEGDAVHLDLGGASGTLD; this is encoded by the coding sequence ATGGCATCCTCGTTCGAAGCCCTGCCGGACCGCTTCGCCGACCTCAGCCACGGGGACCACGTCCGCGAGGCGATCGAGTTGGCCCGCGGCGCCGCCGAGCGCGGCGACGACCCGTACGGGTCCGTGCTCGTGCGCGCGACCACCGACGAGATCACGATGACCGAGCGCAACGCCGTCAACACCGAGAACGACGTGCGACGCCACCCCGAACTGACGCTCGCCCACCGCGCCGCCCGGGAGTTCTCGCCCGCCCAACGGCGGGACCTGGTCATGTACACCAGCACCGAGCCGTGCCCGATGTGCGCGGGCGGCATCGCCCACGTCGGCCTCGGCGCGGTCGTCCACTCGACGTCCGCCGAGCGCGGCGCCGAGCTGTACGGCGCGGACTCGTGTCTCCCCTCCGCGGAGGTGTACGAGCGCCTCGGCAGCGACGTGCTCGCCGCCGGCCCGGTTCTCCCCGATGAGGGCGACGCCGTCCATCTGGATCTCGGCGGCGCGTCGGGAACCCTGGACTGA
- a CDS encoding NYN domain-containing protein, with product MTEIHEGQRVAVLADSQNLYHSAQSVYSRNVDYSKMLEKAVMGRQLTRAIAYVIRADSPDEESFFEALRDIGFETKIKEIKTFGDGSKKADWDVGISLDAVTLADHVDTVVLCTGDADFSRLCSHLRHEGVRVEVVAFEESAAADLKAAADSFIDMSEREDTFLL from the coding sequence ATGACCGAGATCCACGAGGGGCAGCGGGTGGCCGTGTTGGCCGACTCGCAGAACCTCTATCACTCCGCACAGAGCGTGTACTCGCGCAACGTCGACTACTCGAAGATGTTGGAGAAGGCCGTGATGGGCCGGCAACTCACGCGAGCGATCGCGTACGTCATCCGCGCCGATTCCCCCGACGAGGAGTCGTTCTTCGAGGCGCTTCGCGACATCGGCTTCGAGACGAAGATCAAGGAGATCAAGACGTTCGGCGACGGCTCGAAGAAGGCCGACTGGGACGTGGGGATCAGCCTCGACGCCGTGACGCTCGCGGACCACGTCGACACCGTCGTCCTGTGCACCGGCGACGCCGACTTCTCGCGGCTCTGTTCGCACCTCCGCCACGAGGGCGTCCGCGTCGAGGTCGTCGCCTTCGAGGAGTCGGCGGCGGCCGACCTGAAGGCTGCGGCCGACTCGTTCATCGACATGAGCGAGCGCGAGGACACGTTCCTGCTATGA
- a CDS encoding PhzF family phenazine biosynthesis protein: MTESDGGSGDARREAALVDAFTSEPMAGNAAGVVADADGLDDEQMGAIANELGASETAFVRSSSEADRRVRYFTPTTEIDLCGHATIAAHARLFETGEIDAGTHSLETNVGVIEIEVTDDGRVWMTQNPPTVYEIEVDYDRLGDVLGVTPEAFRDVGAALPVAYATSGLPFLIVPVNFLEHLGDMSPDFDAVAALADEHDAAGIYAFTFDALGADSTVHGRCFVPGSGIDEDPVTGTASGACGAYLDHFAAFSGGDTSNVPGGDDAAGDAGTPDEMVFEQGHYVDRPGLVRVRAGAGDGGAPIVGGDAVTAFEGRIRVPESDDDEIIEV, encoded by the coding sequence ATGACCGAATCCGACGGTGGGTCCGGCGACGCGCGCCGCGAGGCCGCGCTCGTCGACGCGTTCACGTCCGAGCCGATGGCCGGCAACGCCGCGGGCGTCGTCGCAGACGCGGACGGGCTCGACGACGAGCAGATGGGAGCGATCGCCAACGAGTTGGGCGCCAGCGAGACGGCGTTCGTTCGGTCGTCGAGCGAGGCCGACCGACGCGTCCGCTACTTCACGCCGACGACGGAGATCGACCTGTGCGGGCACGCGACGATCGCGGCCCACGCCCGGCTGTTCGAGACGGGCGAGATCGACGCCGGCACGCACTCGCTGGAGACGAACGTCGGCGTCATCGAGATCGAGGTGACCGACGACGGCCGCGTGTGGATGACGCAGAACCCGCCGACGGTGTACGAGATCGAGGTCGACTACGACCGCCTCGGCGACGTGCTCGGCGTCACCCCGGAGGCGTTCCGCGACGTGGGCGCCGCACTCCCCGTCGCGTACGCCACCTCGGGCCTGCCGTTCCTCATCGTCCCGGTGAACTTCCTCGAACACCTCGGCGACATGTCGCCGGACTTCGACGCGGTCGCGGCGCTGGCGGACGAGCACGATGCCGCCGGCATCTACGCGTTCACGTTCGACGCGCTCGGCGCCGACTCCACCGTCCACGGTCGGTGTTTCGTCCCTGGCAGCGGCATCGACGAGGACCCGGTGACTGGCACCGCAAGCGGCGCCTGCGGCGCGTACCTCGATCACTTCGCCGCGTTCAGCGGCGGCGACACGAGCAACGTCCCGGGCGGCGATGACGCCGCCGGCGACGCGGGAACGCCCGACGAGATGGTGTTCGAGCAGGGCCACTACGTCGATCGGCCGGGACTCGTCCGTGTGCGCGCCGGCGCCGGTGACGGGGGCGCGCCGATCGTCGGCGGCGACGCGGTCACCGCCTTCGAGGGACGGATCCGGGTTCCCGAGAGCGACGACGACGAGATCATCGAGGTCTGA
- a CDS encoding presenilin family intramembrane aspartyl protease PSH, which produces MKARAVRGVLLAGLLFLVVHVGAVSLAPTFEAAGYQTVEDPQNPTNSALYLGAILVVTALMLAAFKYDFDWAVRLVIVASSGMLSWYVFSVFLPGLAAVAAAGLVAVALLVYPEWYVIDAAGALMGAGAAGLFGISFGLLPAIVLLTVLAVYDAISVYGTEHMLDLAEGVLDLNIPVVLVIPLEWSYSLLAEGSTEGATEGTDEDERDVFFIGLGDAVMPAVMAASAAFWSPAPAFGLPVVPAMGLPTLLAIVGTFVGLGVLLRMVLKGRPHAGLPLLNGGAIGGYLVGSLVAGVPLVQALGLAQYL; this is translated from the coding sequence ATGAAGGCTCGCGCAGTCCGCGGCGTCCTCCTCGCGGGGCTGTTGTTCCTCGTCGTCCACGTCGGCGCCGTCTCGCTGGCGCCCACGTTCGAGGCGGCCGGCTACCAGACGGTCGAGGACCCGCAGAACCCGACAAACTCCGCGCTGTACCTCGGGGCGATCCTCGTGGTCACGGCGCTGATGCTCGCGGCGTTCAAGTACGACTTCGACTGGGCGGTCCGGCTCGTCATCGTCGCCTCCTCCGGAATGCTCTCGTGGTACGTCTTCTCGGTGTTCCTCCCCGGACTCGCCGCCGTCGCCGCCGCCGGGCTCGTCGCCGTCGCGCTGCTGGTGTACCCCGAGTGGTACGTCATCGACGCCGCCGGCGCGCTCATGGGTGCCGGCGCGGCCGGCCTGTTCGGCATCTCCTTCGGCCTCCTGCCGGCGATCGTGCTCCTGACGGTGCTCGCGGTGTACGACGCCATCTCGGTGTACGGCACCGAGCACATGCTCGACCTCGCGGAGGGCGTGCTCGATCTCAACATCCCCGTCGTGCTCGTCATCCCGCTTGAGTGGTCGTACTCCCTGCTCGCGGAGGGGTCGACCGAGGGCGCCACCGAGGGCACCGACGAGGACGAGCGCGACGTGTTCTTCATCGGCCTCGGCGACGCGGTGATGCCCGCGGTGATGGCCGCCTCGGCGGCCTTCTGGTCGCCCGCCCCCGCGTTCGGGCTCCCGGTCGTTCCCGCGATGGGGCTGCCGACGCTGCTCGCCATCGTCGGGACGTTCGTCGGCCTCGGCGTCCTCCTGCGGATGGTGCTGAAGGGGCGCCCGCACGCGGGACTCCCGCTGTTGAACGGCGGCGCTATCGGCGGCTACCTGGTCGGCTCGCTCGTCGCCGGCGTCCCGCTGGTCCAGGCGCTCGGGCTGGCGCAGTACCTGTGA